A window of Nocardia arthritidis genomic DNA:
ATCGGCACCAAGGTGCAGGGTGCGCGGCGCTGGTTCGTGCTCGGCCCGATATCGGTGCAGCCGTCGGAGATCGTGAAGGTGGCGCTGGTGGTGTGGGGCGCGCATCTGCTCGCCTCGCGCCGGTCCGAGCAGGCGAGCCTGCGCGAGATCCTGGTGCCGCTGGTGCCCGCGGGTCTGCTGGTGTGTGTGCTCGTCATGTGGCAGCCCAATCTGTCCACCACCATCGCGCTCGGCATCGTGCTCTCGGCGCTGCTGTGGTTCGGCGGGCTGCCGGTGCGGTTGTTCGTGACCATCGCGGCCTCCGGCTTTATCGCCGCGGGCGTGCTCGCGCTCTCGGCCGGCTATCGATCCGACCGCATGCGCGCGTTCTTCAATCCGGGTGACGATCCGCAGGGCATCAATTACCAAGCGCGCCAGGCGCTTTACTCACTGGCCGACGGCGGGATCCTCGGCCGCGGCCTCGGTCAGAGCCGGGCCAAGTGGAGCTATCTGCCCAACGCGCACAACGACTTCATCTTCGCCATCATCGGCGAGGAGCTCGGCTTTCTCGGCTGCGCTGTGGTGCTCGGACTGTTCGCGCTGTTCGTCTACACCGGTCTGCGGATCGCCAGCCGTTCGGTGGACCCGTTCCTGCGGTTGCTCACCGCCACCGCGACCACCTGGATCACCGGCCAGGCGCTGATCAATATCGGGTACGTGGTGAACCTGCTCCCGGTGACCGGCCTGCAGCTGCCGCTGGTATCGGCGGGCGGCTCCTCGCTTGCCATCACGCTGCTCATGTTCGGCATCATCGCCAATGCCGCCCGGCACGAACCGGAGGCGGTGGCCGCGCTGCACGCGGGCCAGGACGGCCGGGTCAGCCGATTGCTGAGATTGCCGAAACCCGAGGTATATTCCCCCGCCCGGGCCGATGCGGCCAGGGCCCGCTCGGCGGCGAAGGCCAAGGCAAACTCGAATGCCAAGGCCGCCAACGCCAGGGCGCGGGCGGCCGCGTCGCAGCGCGCGCGGCAGGCGGCGCTACCGTCGAGGAGAATCGAGCGTGGCCCGGAGCCGGGCCGCCGGGTTCCGGAGAGCCGGGGCACCAGTTCGGCCCGGGCGACCAGGGCCTGGGAGCCGAACTATCCGATGCCACATGCGAGAGAACGGGGTAGATCCAGGTGAGTGACCGCGGTACCGGAGCGCGAGAGCGCAGCGCCGCCGAGCCGACCCGGCCGACTCTGTCGGTGATCGTCGCGGGCGGTGGTACCGCGGGTCATATCGAACCCGCGCTCGCCGTCGCCGACGCGCTGCGCAAGCTGGACCCCGCGATCCGGGTGACCGCGCTCGGCACCCAGCGGGGACTGGAGACCAAGATCATTCCGGAGCGCGGATATCCGCTGGAGCTGATTCCGCCGGTTCCGTTGCCCCGCAAGCCGACCGCCGACCTGCTGCGCCTGCCCGGCCGGGTGCGCGCGTCGGTGGCCCGCACCCGCGCGGTGCTCGACGCCGTACAGGCCGATGTGATCATCGGATTCGGCGGATACGTCGCACTGCCCGCGTACCTGGCCGCGGGCGCCGGTGTGCTTGGCCGCAGGCGCCGGGTGCCAGTGATCGTGCACGAGGCCAATGCCAAGGCGGGTATCGCCAACAAGATCGGCGCCAGGCGGGCCGCCAGAGTGCTTGCCGCGGTGCCGGATTCGGGATTGCCGCGGGCCGAGGTGATCGGCATTCCGGTGCGCGAATCCATCACCTCGCTCGACCGCGCGGCCCTGCGCGCGGAGGCCCGCGCGCATTTCGGGCTGCCCGCCGACGGCCCGGTGCTGCTGGTCACCGGCGGTTCACAGGGTGCGCGCAGCCTCAACGAGGCGGTATCCGGTGCCGCGCCACAGCTTTTGGCCGCGGGCATCTCGGTGCTGCACGCGCACGGGCCGAAGAACAGTTTGACTGTCCCCGGCGGGCAGGAGCGAAGCGACCCGGGAATCGGCACAGCGGGGATGGGCCCGCGCGCTACGTCGCCGTGCCGTATCTTTCCCGGATGGATCTGGCCCTGGCCGCCGCCGACGCGACCGTGTGCCGTTCCGGCGCGATGACCGTCGCCGAGGTG
This region includes:
- the ftsW gene encoding putative lipid II flippase FtsW, which translates into the protein MTERRKRQVGTRFGAWLARPLASFHLVVTIATLLTVLGLVMVLSASSVEAVHEGESAYSLFLQQAMFAAIGCVLFYLALRVSLKRLRQWSFPVFAMSVLALVLVLIPGIGTKVQGARRWFVLGPISVQPSEIVKVALVVWGAHLLASRRSEQASLREILVPLVPAGLLVCVLVMWQPNLSTTIALGIVLSALLWFGGLPVRLFVTIAASGFIAAGVLALSAGYRSDRMRAFFNPGDDPQGINYQARQALYSLADGGILGRGLGQSRAKWSYLPNAHNDFIFAIIGEELGFLGCAVVLGLFALFVYTGLRIASRSVDPFLRLLTATATTWITGQALINIGYVVNLLPVTGLQLPLVSAGGSSLAITLLMFGIIANAARHEPEAVAALHAGQDGRVSRLLRLPKPEVYSPARADAARARSAAKAKANSNAKAANARARAAASQRARQAALPSRRIERGPEPGRRVPESRGTSSARATRAWEPNYPMPHARERGRSR